One stretch of Manis pentadactyla isolate mManPen7 chromosome 10, mManPen7.hap1, whole genome shotgun sequence DNA includes these proteins:
- the LOC130685108 gene encoding olfactory receptor 6C2-like yields the protein MRNHTSVTRFILLGLTDAPQLQILIFIFLLMTYMLSITGNLSIIILTLVDSHLKTAMYIFLQNFSFLEISFTSACIPRFLYSISTGDRTITYNACVCQLFFIDVFAVTEFFLLATMSFDRYVAICKPLHYMTIMNYGVCKRLIFCCWMMSLLIILPPLSLGLDLEFCASNAIDHFICDANPMLKISCSDTWLIEEIVIACAVLTFIMTLVCVVLSYVYIIRTILRLPSAQQRKKAFSTCSSHIIVVSITYGSCIFVYIKSSAKDEMTINKGVSILTTSISPMLNPFIYTLRNKQVKQAFNVLVKRFILFSKN from the coding sequence atgagaaaccacacatctgTAACAAGATTCATTCTTCTGGGATTGACAGATGCccctcagctacagattctgatttttatatttctacttatGACCTACATGTTGAGTataactggaaacctgagcatcatcatcctcacattagtggattctcaccttaaaactgcaatgtacatatttctccaaaatttttccttcctagaaatctcattcacttctgcctgcattcctagattcttgtacagTATATCAACAGGTGACAGGACTATTACCTATAATGCTTGTGTATGCCAACTGTTTTTTATAGATGTTTTTGcagtaacagaattttttctcctggccaccatgtcctttgatcgatatgtagccatctgcaaacccctgcattacatgaccaTTATGAACTACGGGGTCTGTAAAAGGCTtatcttctgctgttggatgatGTCTTTGTTGATCATATTGCCACCACTCAGCTTGGGACTGGACctggaattctgtgcctctaatgccattgaccactttATCTGTGATGCAAACCCTATGctgaagatctcatgctcagatacatggctcaTAGAGGAGATTGTTATTGCCTGTGCAGTACTGACCTTTATCATGACTctggtgtgtgtggttctgtcctacGTGTACATCATCAGAACCATTCTaagactcccctctgcccagcagaggaaAAAAGCCTTTTCCACGTGTTCGTCCCACATTATCGTTGTTTCTATCAcgtatggcagctgcatctttgtttatatcaaatcttcagcaaaagatgaaatgaCCATTAATAAGGGAGTGTCAATACTCACTACTTCCATTTCTCCCATGTTAAACCCATTTATTTATacactgaggaacaaacaagtgaaacaagCCTTTAATGTCTTAGTCAAAAGATTTATATTGTTCTCAAAGAATTAG